GGTGCTGCCGATCAAGCAGCCCAGATAGGGTATTGCGCTACGCGCTGCGAATGATCCGCCGGATATTAATTTAGTGTATTGGGGCGTGGTCACTGCGCAAGTGGCCTGCCGATAGACAGTGATGTGTTCGTTTGGCGTTTCAGTATCAGGTTGCGGTCATGAAGAAGAAGCGAGTAAGAAATTCTGGCGTGGTGGCACGCTCCACTGGAGGCGCCAATCAAGTTTCGGAGAGGAAATCTTCTATTGCGCCGCTTCTCTTGTCTAGCTTCGCATTGCTTGTTTCGCTCGCCGGCGTCTTTCTCCAGTGGCGTGCGGACGTTGCTCAACGGCGCGAGGTGGTTAATCTTTGGGTGAAGCCAAGATCCGAAAGTCAGTTTATTAGGTTATCTGATTTTGGTGCTGGCGGAGGGCTTTTAGAAACCGAAGGGGCGCTTACTGTAGCTAATAATGGTGGCATAGCAGTTGCGATTACTGGATTTGATATCAAGACTTTGCCCTCTGATAGCGTTGACAGTAGTGATCTGGGAAATGATCTCCGCGATCTCGGTAATGTGGCGGCGAGTAAGTCCGTGGGCAAGGCTTACGGATTTTTCGTCGGGCTCAATGGGGGGCTAAGGGGGAAGGATGGCAGCGTTGTCGCGCTCCCCATAGTTCTTGCACCCGGTGAGGCAAAGGTGTTTTTCGTTCGCGTAGGATTGATGGTCTCTCGACCTGTTTATGACAAGCTGGTGGCGATTGATCGCAGGGTCCCAAGAGAGCGAGATAGGATATTGAATGCGCTTTATGATGAAGGCCTGGATTCTCATGGGAATCCAGTTAAGGTGGGACAACTTGGCGGCAGTGGTCGCTTTATTGAGTTTGCCGCTCACGACGACCCGAGAATGCCGCTCTACAGTTTTGATATTTCCACCGCGCGTGGAGGAGAGTTCAGTGTGCGTCGGTTCTGGACGCCGGATGGGTTCTGACTCTACTGGCCTGTGAAGATTTATATGCGGGCAGCCAAAATATTGCTTGCTATCAAGAGATGGCGTTTATTCTGACGAGTTGGTAAATCATAATGACACTGGGTCGATCTGATTCTGCTGCCAGCTCACTGGGAGGCGGTTCTTTGGGTTGAAATTTAGTTGGAGCAGAGTCGAGCATGGCTCGATTCTACAGGTGGGTCACCGCAGCGGCGAGCGATCCTCGCCTGCATCCGCCGCTTCCACCGCCGTCGGCCCGGCATTGCTGCGCCGCTGTTCCTCGTACGTGCGGAACGCCTGGTGGATGTGCTTGCGCAGCTCGTCGTCGTTCCAGGGCTTGGTCAGGAAGCGGTAGATCGCGCCGCGGTTGATTGCATCGGTCACCGTGTTCAGATCGGTGTAGCCGGACAGCACCAGGCGGATCGTATCCGGGTACAGCATCTTCACCCGGCCCAGGAACTCGGTGCCGCTCATGTCGCTCATGCGCTGGTCGGACAGGATCACCTGCACGTCGTTGATCGCCAGCAGGTCGAAGGCATCGCGCACGTTGCCTGCAGCCAGGATGCGGTAGCCATCGCGACGGAACAGGCGCACCAGCGAACGCAGCACGTTCTCCTCGTCGTCCAGCAGCAGCAGGGTGCGGTCCGGACGGGTCTCGGCGAACGCTTCCGGGCGCAGGTAGCGGCGGCGCAGGGTCATGCCGGCGGCATCGGCCGACATCGGCTCGCCGAACAGGTAGCCTTGGAACACGTCGCAGTCGTTGCGACGCAGGAAGCCCAGCTGTGCCTGCGATTCCACCCCGTTGGCAATCACCGTCATGCCCAGCTGGTGGCCCATGGCGATGATCGCGCGGGCGATGGCGGCCTCGCGATTGCCGGCCGGCGCGCTCTTGATGAAGCTGCGGTCGATCTTCAGCTTGTCCACCGGGTAGCGCACCAGCGCGCTGAGGCTGGAATCGCCGGTACCGAAGTTGTCCAGGCTCAGGCTGATGCCTTCGTTGCGCAGGTTGGCCAGGGTCTCGTGGACGAAGTTGACGTTGTTGGTCAGCGCGCTTTCGTTGATCTCCAGCGTCAGCATCTGTGCCGGCACGCCCGCCGCCTGGATCAGCCCCATCACCTCGGCGAAGAAGTTCGGGCGCAGCAGCTGCAGGGTCGACACGTTCACCGCGATGGTGAAGTCATCGAAGCCCTGGTCGCGCCACAGCCGCGCCTGCTTCAACGCGCCTTCCAGCACCCAGGTGCCGATCTGCACGATGATGCCCAGGCGTTCGGCGGTGCGCATGAAGCGCTCCGGCACCAGCATGCCCAGGGTCGGCGACTGCCAGCGCAGCAGCGCTTCCATGCCCACCACGTGGCCATCGCGGGCGCTGACCAGCGGCTGGTAGCGCAGCTTCAGTTCGCCATTGGGGATCGCATCGACGATCTGGCGGGCGATGATGCTCTCGCTGTGCGCGCTCGGCGGGGTGTCCACCGCGTGGATGCGCACCGCATTGCCGCCTTCGCGGGCCGCCTGGTACAGCGCATCCTCGGCATGGTCGAGCAGGCGCGAGGCGTTGCTGGCGTGCTCCGGGCACAGGCTCACGCCCAGCTTGCCGGTCATGAACAGCGTGTACGGCAGCACCGACAGCGGCAGCTCCATCTGCTGGCGGATTTCTTCGGCGAAGTCTTCCGGCAGCGGCAGGTCGGCGGTGCGCGGCACGGCCAGCAGGAATTCATCGCTGCCGTGGCGCCACAGCTTGCCGCGGCCGCGCAGGTAGGACTGCAGGCGCTGCGCGACCAGCACCAGCGCCTGGTCGCCGACCTCGGCACTCATGTTTTCGTTGACCGATGCGAAGTGGTCGATATCCACGTGCATCAGCATCAGCGGGGTGCCGCCGGAGGCGGCTTCGGTGACCATGGCCTGCAGCTCGGGGTTGCCGGCGCCCAACCGATCGGGGGCGTCGTCGATGCTGACAGGGGGCATGTTGGGGTTCCACATGGCTCAGTGTTCCGGGGAATCGGCGGCGGTCGCAGTGACCACCTGGTAAGGAAGATGGACGTCGACGAGCGTACCGGCGCCATGCGCCGACTCGATGCGGACGTTGCCGCCGACGCTCTGCGCACGTTCGCGCATCACGATCAGGCCCAGGCCGCGCGGGCCGTCCGGGTCGAAACCCTCGCCGTCATCGCGGATCAGCAGGTGCAGGCCACGCTGGTCGACATCGCGCAGCTGCAGCTGCACCTGGCTGGCACGGGCGTGGCGCAGCACATTGGTCAGGCTTTCCTGGGCGATGCGGAAACAGGCCTGTTCGATGCTGTTGTCCGGGCGCGAGGGCAGGGTGTCGATCTCGGCCAGCAGCTCCACCGGCGAGGATCGGAACAGCACCCGTGCCTGCCAGCTCAGTGCCGCCTCCAGGCCCAGGGCGTCCAGCTGCGGCGGGCGCAGCAGGGTGGAGATGTCGCGCAGCTTGGCCACGGTGGTATCGGCCAGGCTGACGATCTGCGCCAGGTCCTCGCTGCGGCGTCGTGCGTCTGCTTCATCCTGCGCGGCGTAGGCGGAAAGCTTGATGGCGGTGATGGCCTGGCCGATGTCATCGTGCAGGTCGCGCGAGATGGCGCGGCGCTCGTCCTCCTGAAGCGAGAACAGGCGGCCGGCCATGGCCTGCAGTTCGCGGTTGCTGGTTTCCAGCGCGGTGCGCGTGCGTTCGGATTCGCTCAGGTCACGCACGATCAGCAGCTTGCAGTCGCGGCCGCCGTAGCGCACTTCGCCCACCGCCAGGCCGGCGTGGAAGCGGCGGCCATCGGCGCGCTGCATCACCACCACGCTGTTATGCCCGGGGCTGTGCTGCGGCTGGCCGGCACGCAGCTGCAGGCGCACCCGGTCCAGTTCCGCCGGGTCCACCAGTGCATCCAGCGGCTCGCCCAGCAGGGTCTGGCTGCCATAGCCGAACAGGGCCGCGGCCCAGGCGTTGGCGTACAGCACGTGCTCGTCGGACAGGATCACCACGCCGTCGGGGAGCACCCGCACCAGCTCGCGGAACTGCTCCTCGCGCTCACGCAGCAGGCGTCGCGACTGCTCGCGCTCGGTCACGTCCTGCAGGGTGCCCAGCACCCGCTCGCGGCCGGCCTCGTCCGTGCCACAGGCCGCGCGCAGGTGCACCATCAGGGTACGGCCATCCATCGACAGCACGGGCAGCAGCACATCCACCTGCAGCTTGGGGTCGGTGCACAGTTCGGCCAACAGCTGCTCGGTCTGCGCGGCCGTGGTCGGGTCGGCCGGCACCAGCAGTTCATCGAAGCGATGCCAGCGCCGCGCCTCGGGCGGGCGGCGGCCCAGCAGGCGGTAAACCTGGTTGGAGTAGCGGCCGAGGCCACTGGCTGGGTCCAGCTCCCAGGCGCCGATGCGGGCCAGTTCGTGTGCCTCTTCCACGCGGGCCAGGGCCTGGTCGCGGCGCAGCTGGGCCAGGTCCTCGGCGGTGCGGTCGATGGCGATCAGCAGGCGGGCGTTGTGGCCGTCGTAGCCGATCGCGTTCGAGCGCAGTTCCATCTGCCGGCGGCTGCCATCGCGCAGCTGCAGCGGGGTGCGCAGCACGCAGATCTGCTCGGGCGCCTCGCGGATCGCCTCCAGCTTGTTCTGCAGGATCAGCCTGTCGCCGGGCGGCCACAGCACGTCGATGGTCTGCTCCAGCAGCGCGTCGCGCTCCCAGCCGAAGGCCAGGCAGGCGGCCGGGTTGGCGTCGAGGATGGCCAGGCTGTCCAGGTCGTAGACCAGGATCGGTCCGGGGTTGCCCTCGAACATCTGCCGCAGGCGCAGCTCCGAGCCCTGCAGGCGCGCATGGGTGCGCAGCACATGCTCGGCCAACGGGCGCAGCAGCAGGTACAGCAGGCCGGCGCTGGCAAAGGCGAAGAAGGCGTCCTTCACGGTCTGCCAGAACGCCAGCTGCCGCGGGTCCGATATCAGTGCCGCTATGGCGCCATCGGTGGCGATCATCCAGGCCAGCGCCAGCATCAGATAGGTCAGCACCACCCGACGGCGGTCACGACCCAGCGCCTTCGCCATCTGCGGGTCGGGAGCGGGGGCGGTGCCGGTCGGTTCTGCGGGCATGGACAGGGCAAGGGGAGGGGGCGCCAGCCATATTAACGCGCGACCGCGTCCAGGCACTCAATTATCCGCCGCAGGCGCCGTTAACCACTGCGTGCCCCGCTGTCGGGCGCGCCATTCCGGAGCAACATCGCGTGGACCAAGGGATCATCGCCAGCCTGCTGCAGCACCCGCTTGCCTCGGCGCTGGTCATCGTCGACCGTGGCGGCCGTCCGCTTGCAGCCAACCCGGCCGCGCGCGAACACGGCCTGCCGGCGACGGTGGCCGCCTACGCGCCGATGCTGGAGGACCTGCGCCTGCTGGCGGCCGACGGTGGCATCGTCGCCTGCACCCTGCCGGGCGGCCCGCGCGGCCACTACGACGGCTACCTGCGCGCCGTGCATGATGGCAGCGGCAACCTGCTGGCCTTCACCCTCAGCGTGCCGGAGCCGGTGCCGGTCGATGCCGGTGGCCGTTGGGAGCTGGCGCTGGAAAGCGCCGGCCACAGCCTGTGGGACTGGGACATTCCCAGCGACCGGGTGGTACGGACGCCTTCGCTGGTGGAGGAGACCGCCAACAACATCATGTCCCGCGTCCACGGCGATGACCTGGCCGACATGCGTGCGGCGCTGGACGAGCACCTGCGCGGCCACAGCGAGCAGTACAGCGCCCAGTTCCGCTTCCGCCAGGAGGATGGCCAGTGGCGCTGGGTGCTCGACCGCGGTCGCGTGGTTGCGCGTACCGCCGATGGGCAGCCGCTGCGCATGGTCGGCACCCATACCGACATCGAGCAGCAGAAACAGCTGGAAGCGCTGCTGCAGGAACAGCAGCTGCACCTGAGCGAGGCCCAGCGCATCGCCAGCATGGGCAGCTGGTCGTTCGACCCCACCAACCACCGGTTCTGGTGGTCGCCCGAGCTGCGCTCGCTGCTGGCCCTGGCACCTGGCGAAGTGCCCGGCCAGCGGCGCTGGCTCAAGCAGCTGCACCCGCGTTCGCGCGGCGCGCTGCGTGCGGCCTGGCGCCGGCTGTGGCGCGACGGCCGTGCCGCCAACCTGGAACTGGAACTGACCCGCGGCAGCGAGCCGTCCCAGCACCTGCGCCTGTGGATGCAGCCGCTGCTGGACATGGATGGCCATCCCAAGCGCCTGCTGGGCCAGGTGCAGAACATCACCGAACAGCACCAGACCGATGCGCTCATCCGTTGGCGCACCGAGCTGCTGAACCGCGTCTCCGCGCTGGGTCGCATCGGTGGCTGCGAGATCGAAGTCAGCACCAGGCACATGCAGTGGACCGAGGAGTGCTACCGCATCCACGGCCTGCGCAAGGAGCCGATCACCCTGGACCAGGCACTGGCGCTGTACACCGAGGATTCGCGCGCGCACTTCGAGGCGGCGCTGCTGCGTATTGCCGGTGGTGGCCTGCCCGAACAGCTGGACCTGTGCTTCTACCGCCAGTCCGGCCTGCGCGTGTGGGTGCAGGTGTTGATTGAACTGGATCGCCGCGACGGCCTGCCGCCGCGCTTCGTGGTCCTGTTCCGTGACATCACCCGCGAGCGCGAAGCCAATGAGCGCATCGAGCTGCTGGCCCACTACGACCTGCTGACCGGCCTGCCCAACCGCGTGCTGCTGGGCGAGCAGACCGCCGAGGCCATCGAGGAGGCCCGCGACCGTGGCACCTCGCTGGCGATGCTGTTCATCGATCTCGATGGCTTCAAGAACATCAACGACAGCTTCGGCCACGCCACCGGCGATGCGCTGCTGAAGGCCGCAGCCACCCGCCTGCACCAGAACCTGCGCAACAACGATCTGTTCGGCCGCTTCAGCGGCGACGAATTCATCGTGGTGCTGCGCGACCTGGCCGAGCCGGAGGATGCCGGCCACGTGGCGCGCAAGCTGATCGGCTCGCTGGCCGAGCCGCTGCGCCGTGGCGATACCACCCTGAAGGTCGGCGCCAGCGTGGGCATCGCCATGCTCGGCGACAGCCAGACCGATTTCGACTCCCTGCTGCGTGCCGCCGACGCGGCGATGTACGCGGCCAAGGAAGCCGGGCGCAACACGTATCAGTACTACAGCCAGGACGCCCTGGCGCGCATCCAGCGCCGGCTGGAGATCGAGCATGGCCTGCACGGTGCCATCGAGCGCGAGGAGTTCAGCCTGGCCTACCAGCCGCTGCTGCATGCCCATCACGGTGAACCGCCGGCCATCGAAGCGCTGCTGCGCTGGCATCGTCCCGGCGTGGGCTACTGCAGCCCGGCCGAGTTCATTCCCATTGCCGAGAAGTGCGGCGAGATCGTCCGCATCGGCGACTGGGTGCTGTCCGAAGCCTGCCGCCAGGCGGCGGCGTGGGATCGTGCCGGTCTGCGTTTCGAGCGCATCGCGGTGAACGTCTCGGCCGTGCAGCTGCGTGACCGCGGGTTCGCCGAGCGTGTGATCGAAATCTGCCACGCCCATGGCTGGCCGCCGCAGCGGCTGGAGCTGGAACTGACCGAATCGGCGCTGATCCGTGACACCGACATCCTGCGCCACTGTTTCGACGTGCTGGAACGGCACGGCGTGCCGCTGGCGGTGGACGACTTCGGCACCGGCTTCTCCAACCTGCATTACCTCAACCGCTTCCCGGTGGGGCGCCTGAAGATCGACCGCAGTTTCGTGCAGGGCATGCTGCACGACACCGGCACGGCCGAAGTCACCCAGGCCATCGTCCACCTCGGTCACGCGCTGGGCATGAAGGTGGTGGCCGAAGGCGTGGAAACGCACCAGGAAGAAGACATGCTGCGCCGGCAGGGCTGCGACGAGATCCAGGGCTACCTGTACTCGCGTCCGCTCAGCCCGCGCGACCTCGCGCTGTGGCTTCGCCAGCAGCACGCCACCCCGGAAGTCGCCCTGGCCCGGTAGCGGTCGCGCCGGGCAATACCCGGCGGCACGGATCTTTGCATGGGTGAGTGCCGACCTTGTAACGGTAGCGCCGGGCCATGCCCGGCGGCACTGGTCTGTGCCCTGGTGGGTGCCGACCGTTGGTCGGCACTGATGCCTGCACTCGCGACCATCCACGCATGGCGTGGATCTACTGCCTCAGTACTGGTGGGTGCCGACCGTTGGTCGGCGCGGATGCTCATCCACGCATGGCGCGGATCTACTGGCCAGCGAACCGCCGTGGGAATTCCGAGCGCAGCCGTGCCCTTACGGCCTCAACCACGTTGGCATAGCGCCGTCGCTGGATGCGATAGCCCATGTAGAAAATCAGCGGGCACACCAGCATCGGCCATGCCATCGGGCGCACCAGCATGATAGGTACCACCAGCAGGGTCAGGATCAGCGCGAACCAGCTGCATCGACCGATCACGCGCACCTCGCGCCGCCGCATGTCGACCACGATCAGGCCCCGCATCAACCCGAAATAGCGTCCCTGGAAGGACGGCTCGAAGCTCTCGCGGAAGGCCACGCTGCCGTCGGGCAGGGCATGGAACGCCAGGCGCAGCCATTTTTCGATGGGAAGATCGTGGTCCAGTCCGGCCAGCGACAACTGGCTGAGTTCAGCCGGCGAAGCCGCGACCCGCTGGTTGAACAGGATGATGCCGGTGCGAAAGAAAAACGGCGCCCAGAACAACAGCAGCAGGACTTCGATCAGCAACAAAGCGATCAGGGCGATGGCCATCGGTCTTCCATGAACGGGACCGGCGCATCATGCCACAGCGGCTTCGGCTGCCCGAAACCAGTAGATCCACGCCATGCGTGGATGGTGTCAGGATGGCCCTGCTCCTACAGCTCAGTCATCTTCAACGAGGTCGCTCAGGTCCAGGATCTGCGGATTGACGCTGCTTGCAACGATGCTTCTGATCAGCCCCGGTCGGCGTCGAAGCGAGTAGGCGCGTATCGCATGGATGGGGCTGAATTCACACAGGTGGTAGCGAGAGTGCCCACGATCACGGGCCTGTTGAAGTTGACCTCCCTGGGATCATCCAGTGGCAGCACCCACTTCCCACCGTGTAACAGCCTGACGGTCTCTCCCAGGTATCGGGCAAGTACGACCCTCAGGGAGTCCCGCTCATCGTCGGAGAGCGTAGCTGCCATCAAGTCATGCAGGCGTTCCAGCCTGTCGAGGCTTTCGGGGCTTCCATCGAGCGCAATGCCATGGATTCGTGCCTGCGCGACCAGCCATTCGATCTGGCCGTCCATCAGCATCAGGAATTGATCAAAGGCTTCGCGGGCCTCATCCAGGTCAAGCGTCATGCTGATGTCGTGTCAGATGAAGCGGGCAGTGTGTCCCGTCCATGAAGCGCACG
This genomic stretch from Stenotrophomonas sp. SAU14A_NAIMI4_5 harbors:
- a CDS encoding EAL domain-containing protein; translation: MWNPNMPPVSIDDAPDRLGAGNPELQAMVTEAASGGTPLMLMHVDIDHFASVNENMSAEVGDQALVLVAQRLQSYLRGRGKLWRHGSDEFLLAVPRTADLPLPEDFAEEIRQQMELPLSVLPYTLFMTGKLGVSLCPEHASNASRLLDHAEDALYQAAREGGNAVRIHAVDTPPSAHSESIIARQIVDAIPNGELKLRYQPLVSARDGHVVGMEALLRWQSPTLGMLVPERFMRTAERLGIIVQIGTWVLEGALKQARLWRDQGFDDFTIAVNVSTLQLLRPNFFAEVMGLIQAAGVPAQMLTLEINESALTNNVNFVHETLANLRNEGISLSLDNFGTGDSSLSALVRYPVDKLKIDRSFIKSAPAGNREAAIARAIIAMGHQLGMTVIANGVESQAQLGFLRRNDCDVFQGYLFGEPMSADAAGMTLRRRYLRPEAFAETRPDRTLLLLDDEENVLRSLVRLFRRDGYRILAAGNVRDAFDLLAINDVQVILSDQRMSDMSGTEFLGRVKMLYPDTIRLVLSGYTDLNTVTDAINRGAIYRFLTKPWNDDELRKHIHQAFRTYEEQRRSNAGPTAVEAADAGEDRSPLR
- a CDS encoding PAS domain-containing sensor histidine kinase, whose product is MPAEPTGTAPAPDPQMAKALGRDRRRVVLTYLMLALAWMIATDGAIAALISDPRQLAFWQTVKDAFFAFASAGLLYLLLRPLAEHVLRTHARLQGSELRLRQMFEGNPGPILVYDLDSLAILDANPAACLAFGWERDALLEQTIDVLWPPGDRLILQNKLEAIREAPEQICVLRTPLQLRDGSRRQMELRSNAIGYDGHNARLLIAIDRTAEDLAQLRRDQALARVEEAHELARIGAWELDPASGLGRYSNQVYRLLGRRPPEARRWHRFDELLVPADPTTAAQTEQLLAELCTDPKLQVDVLLPVLSMDGRTLMVHLRAACGTDEAGRERVLGTLQDVTEREQSRRLLREREEQFRELVRVLPDGVVILSDEHVLYANAWAAALFGYGSQTLLGEPLDALVDPAELDRVRLQLRAGQPQHSPGHNSVVVMQRADGRRFHAGLAVGEVRYGGRDCKLLIVRDLSESERTRTALETSNRELQAMAGRLFSLQEDERRAISRDLHDDIGQAITAIKLSAYAAQDEADARRRSEDLAQIVSLADTTVAKLRDISTLLRPPQLDALGLEAALSWQARVLFRSSPVELLAEIDTLPSRPDNSIEQACFRIAQESLTNVLRHARASQVQLQLRDVDQRGLHLLIRDDGEGFDPDGPRGLGLIVMRERAQSVGGNVRIESAHGAGTLVDVHLPYQVVTATAADSPEH
- a CDS encoding GGDEF domain-containing phosphodiesterase → MDQGIIASLLQHPLASALVIVDRGGRPLAANPAAREHGLPATVAAYAPMLEDLRLLAADGGIVACTLPGGPRGHYDGYLRAVHDGSGNLLAFTLSVPEPVPVDAGGRWELALESAGHSLWDWDIPSDRVVRTPSLVEETANNIMSRVHGDDLADMRAALDEHLRGHSEQYSAQFRFRQEDGQWRWVLDRGRVVARTADGQPLRMVGTHTDIEQQKQLEALLQEQQLHLSEAQRIASMGSWSFDPTNHRFWWSPELRSLLALAPGEVPGQRRWLKQLHPRSRGALRAAWRRLWRDGRAANLELELTRGSEPSQHLRLWMQPLLDMDGHPKRLLGQVQNITEQHQTDALIRWRTELLNRVSALGRIGGCEIEVSTRHMQWTEECYRIHGLRKEPITLDQALALYTEDSRAHFEAALLRIAGGGLPEQLDLCFYRQSGLRVWVQVLIELDRRDGLPPRFVVLFRDITREREANERIELLAHYDLLTGLPNRVLLGEQTAEAIEEARDRGTSLAMLFIDLDGFKNINDSFGHATGDALLKAAATRLHQNLRNNDLFGRFSGDEFIVVLRDLAEPEDAGHVARKLIGSLAEPLRRGDTTLKVGASVGIAMLGDSQTDFDSLLRAADAAMYAAKEAGRNTYQYYSQDALARIQRRLEIEHGLHGAIEREEFSLAYQPLLHAHHGEPPAIEALLRWHRPGVGYCSPAEFIPIAEKCGEIVRIGDWVLSEACRQAAAWDRAGLRFERIAVNVSAVQLRDRGFAERVIEICHAHGWPPQRLELELTESALIRDTDILRHCFDVLERHGVPLAVDDFGTGFSNLHYLNRFPVGRLKIDRSFVQGMLHDTGTAEVTQAIVHLGHALGMKVVAEGVETHQEEDMLRRQGCDEIQGYLYSRPLSPRDLALWLRQQHATPEVALAR